TTTAGGAGAATTCCTAGTTTCAATCCCTAATAGGGCGTTAATTAAATTTCAACGCGATTAGTAGTCCGTCTTTCGCTGCCCGTAGCTGTTTCAATCCCTAATAGGGCGTTAATTAAATTTCAACGTCATGTTTCCTGGCTCTCCGATAATGTCTGAAAGCGTTTCAATCCCTAATAGGGCGTTAATTAAATTTCAACTAAAACGCGATCGCTCCCCCTACTCCCTACCAATGTTTCAATCCCTAATAGGGCGTTAATTAAATTTCAACTTCGCGAATTATCTTATTCGCAATCTTTTTGTTGTTTCAATCCCTAATAGGGCGTTAATTAAATTTCAACTGGTAAAAGCTGTCATATTCTCGGGTTAAAGTATCAGTACTAGTTTCAATCCCTAATAGGGCGTTAATTAAATTTCAACCATCAGCAAGTCTTAGCCCTAATTCGCCTGGTTTGTTTCAATCCCTAATAGGGCGTTAATTAAATTTCAACCGCAGAACTAGCAATTACAGAGTGTGTTGAATAATGTTTCAATCCCTAATAGGGCGTTAATTAAATTTCAACTTCTTCCACGCCTTTATAGATTTACAGCACCACACACTAATAAAAGTTTCAATCCCTAATAGGGCGTTAATTAAATTTCAACCTGTTGCCGGTCAAATTATCGCAGTTAGGTACTGGAGTTTCAATCCCTAATAGGGCGTTAATTAAATTTCAACTTGAAGGCGTTTGCGGATGGTTGCAACTACGTTAATCAGTTTCAATCCCTAATAGGGCGTTAATTAAATTTCAACATTCGGATCGAACTCAAACTCGCCCACATAGGTATAGTTTCAATCCCTAATAGGGCGTTAATTAAATTTCAACTTCCTTTGGTTTTCTTGGGTGGTTTGTCGCACTTCAGAGGGTTTCAATCCCTAATAGGGCGTTAATTAAATTTCAACGAGCAGCCGTTCGTACAGCTCGATAGCAGTTTCCTGTTTCAATCCCTAATAGGGCGTTAATTAAATTTCAACGGAGAATTAGAGGCAGATCCACGCTTCCGCTATGTTTCAATCCCTAATAGGGCGTTAATTAAATTTCAACGGGAGAAGAGTAGTATAGGTGCTGTTGCCTCAGCAGTTTCAATCCCTAATAGGGCGTTAATTAAATTTCAACGGCGGGAGCCTGAAAACTAAGCCATATTTAGTTTTCAAGGTTCGAGAGCGCGGATAAAGCAATAATAGCATCACAAAAGCTGGTTCATGCAAGGTACAAATTGTGAAAACCTAGACGTAGCAAGGAGCGCGGTGGGTCATCAGCTATTATTCCTGTAAACTACTGTATCGCGCCGATCGCCAGCATTTTTTTCAAACTCTCTGTACCAACACCTACCCATCCGCGCATTCAGCAAAGAAAATAGTGTCATCATAAACTGGTTCACCACCAATACGCTCAACTTTACCAAAACAGCAGGCGCATAGAAAATAAAATCGAATACTATCAGTATCCGGCTTAATTAACTTATTTAAACGCCAACGTAATTTAGCATATTGAGTATCGCTCAACTGGCATTCAAACACGCTGTACTGCACCCATTGCCCGTAAGACTTAAGAACGTTATGGATTTTGGTACGGCGCTTATCTTCGGAGATATCGTAAGAAATAACAACATTCATGGTGATTTTCTCCCCTCACGCCTACTTCAAAATCAACGGTGGATATTTCTCACTTTCACCCATTAAGTATTTCGCTAGTAACCGTGCTTGTAGTTCAAATGCTTCTTGGTAACTACATTTACGTCCTAGAACTGGGTGCTTGAACTCAGACTGCTTCTTCTGCGCGTATAAGCGCAAGAATGTTTTTCGCCCTTCCGCAGTCAGAGATACCGCATGACTTAACGGTTCCGTCACAAATTCTGCGGGTGTCAAAAGTCGCTTATTCAAGGCAGATAACACGACTGCATCTACTATCAAGGGACGAAACTCTTCCATTAAATCCAATGCTAGCGCTGGTCTACCATAACGTTCGCAGTGGAGATATCCTAAATATGGATCGAACCCAACAATATCGATCGCCCCTTGAATATCATGCCGTAATAATGAATAGCCAAAGCTGAGTAAAGAATTAACTGGGTCAGTCGGCGGACGGCGGCTGCGCGTGGTAAAAGTAAATTCTGTAGCCCGAATCAGTTGATGGAAGCAGTTAAAATAAGCCGCACTACCAGCACCCTCCAAACCGCGCAGCGAGTTAATACTGTTAGTCGTGTCAATCGGTGCGATCGCCTGCTCTAAACGTGTAATATATGCTGATAAATCTAAGTCTGGAAATTCCCGTTGGCGACGGATAAGTAGATTTCGGTAGTTTTTTAGCTTACCGCGCACAAAACCTTGAACTACATGAATTGCTTGAACTGACTCACCAGCTGCTTGCCATTGTGCCTTGCGAACAAAAATGTTTTTACTAACTTCTGGCTCCAATCTACCTAAATAACGACCTGTTTCTGTCAGAAAAGTCAGAGGTATATGGCGTTCGAGTAGTTCGGAAATCGCCGCTGGTGAAACGGTAGCACGTCCCATAACTACAACACCATCTATTTTAATTAACGGCACATCTAAAATTGTTTTTTTATCAAATCTGACATGAAGACGTTCATCTGCTTTGCCAATAAAAGCATCTTCTTGAGTGATATAAACCGTACCCATAATTGCATTTGTAGTCGATAAGTTACATCAATACAACTAAACTTACTTGGCTTCTTGATAGCGTCCGATCTTATCTACAGCACCAGGCAAGCAGCGTGAAAATAAGCTACATCCATCACAGCGTTTTGTTTTAATAGCCTTTGGTATCTCTCCTGTCATTAGCAATGTTTGAACGGCTTGAATAGTTGCGATCGCACTTTGACGCAATTGGTTAGTAATTTCTACTAGTTGACGTTGGTGCGAATGAGCATAGTAAATATAGCCATTACTAATACATTGTCCAGTCATTTCTTCTAAACACAAAGCTTGGGCGCAAACTTGTAGTTCGTCGTTATCCCATTCTCCTTTACGTCCTCGCTTGTATTCCACTGGATACCATTGACCGTTTTCTACTTCAATTAAATCAGCCTTTCCAATTAATTTGTATCGTTCGGACTTCAGCCAAATTGCTCGAATTTGCCGAGTTTCTTCTCGACTTCCTTCTCCTAACGTATGAACGCGATCGTGTAAACTCGTTCCTTCAATTGTGTATTGGTTATCGATAAATTCCCCTACACAAAACATTCGCCAGCAGCGGTGCGGACAGTAGGCATATTGATTTAATGCAGCGATAGGAATGTAATCAAGATCGTCCATGATTTTTCATATTTGAAGAACGCGAATCAATTGTTGACAGACGGCGTACCATGCCCATACCCATTGTTGTTTTACGTCCTACACCCGTATATAAAGCAAAGTCAGCTAAAGCGTTAATTTGCTTAATTACTATTGGTTCGACATCTCCAAGAATGCGATAGCTAATTTCACCAATACAGCCAATAAACTTACTATTATAATTGCTAATTACTTCCGTTTGAATATTGACAAAACTTGGATAAATTGAGTCAAAGGAGATATTAGTAAATTCAATTCCACTATATTTATGCCAACGTCCTAAAAGACTGTTGAAAACGCATTCTTTGACGGGAAGAATCGTATCGTATTCACCTTGACGAAAGGATACAGGCGTAGTAAGAGTGAAGCTAAGAGTGCGATCGCGATCGCTAGCTTGTTCGTATAGTTGGGTATAGGTGCAAGCATTTGCCCAAGGTTGCATCGATTGGGGAGTACCGAGAATACTGGTAATATACAAGTCTGCGGAACCTAAATGCCAAGGGTGTTTTGGGTTAAGATTCAGCCACAGTGGGGTTAATTTGCTAAATAGAGTGTCATCGAGTAGGGAAATACGCCACCAGCAGGGAGTACCTGCGGGAATGGGTTTTTGATGACCAAATTGTAAGGTATGGTGATGTTTGTGCTGTCGTTGTATTTGCAGGGGTGAGAGGGTGAAAGCTTTATCTGCATTGGAT
This window of the Chroococcidiopsis thermalis PCC 7203 genome carries:
- the cas2 gene encoding CRISPR-associated endonuclease Cas2, whose translation is MNVVISYDISEDKRRTKIHNVLKSYGQWVQYSVFECQLSDTQYAKLRWRLNKLIKPDTDSIRFYFLCACCFGKVERIGGEPVYDDTIFFAECADG
- the cas1d gene encoding type I-D CRISPR-associated endonuclease Cas1d; its protein translation is MGTVYITQEDAFIGKADERLHVRFDKKTILDVPLIKIDGVVVMGRATVSPAAISELLERHIPLTFLTETGRYLGRLEPEVSKNIFVRKAQWQAAGESVQAIHVVQGFVRGKLKNYRNLLIRRQREFPDLDLSAYITRLEQAIAPIDTTNSINSLRGLEGAGSAAYFNCFHQLIRATEFTFTTRSRRPPTDPVNSLLSFGYSLLRHDIQGAIDIVGFDPYLGYLHCERYGRPALALDLMEEFRPLIVDAVVLSALNKRLLTPAEFVTEPLSHAVSLTAEGRKTFLRLYAQKKQSEFKHPVLGRKCSYQEAFELQARLLAKYLMGESEKYPPLILK
- the cas4 gene encoding CRISPR-associated protein Cas4 — encoded protein: MDDLDYIPIAALNQYAYCPHRCWRMFCVGEFIDNQYTIEGTSLHDRVHTLGEGSREETRQIRAIWLKSERYKLIGKADLIEVENGQWYPVEYKRGRKGEWDNDELQVCAQALCLEEMTGQCISNGYIYYAHSHQRQLVEITNQLRQSAIATIQAVQTLLMTGEIPKAIKTKRCDGCSLFSRCLPGAVDKIGRYQEAK
- the cas6 gene encoding CRISPR-associated endoribonuclease Cas6, translating into MPHSLVLNLIPQSPIYPEFLTGRHLHALFLTLISSVDKTLGNYLHQSNADKAFTLSPLQIQRQHKHHHTLQFGHQKPIPAGTPCWWRISLLDDTLFSKLTPLWLNLNPKHPWHLGSADLYITSILGTPQSMQPWANACTYTQLYEQASDRDRTLSFTLTTPVSFRQGEYDTILPVKECVFNSLLGRWHKYSGIEFTNISFDSIYPSFVNIQTEVISNYNSKFIGCIGEISYRILGDVEPIVIKQINALADFALYTGVGRKTTMGMGMVRRLSTIDSRSSNMKNHGRS